The genomic interval TCATCCGCCTCGTTCATCCTCTTCCTCTTACTCAAAACATAAATAAGCGACGTATAAGTTTCCTTGGTGGGCTCTATCCCCTTCGTCAACATTTCATCGTGAAAAAAAAACGCCTTCTTTGCATTGCCAGACCTGCAATAGCCAttaatcaaaatattataCGTAATGGCATCAGGAACCATTCCCTTCTCTTCCATTTCCCTAACCATACCCTCAGCCTCACTCACCCTACCTTGCATAAACAACTCATGAACCAACAAATTGTAAGTCGCCACAGTCGGCATTCTCCCCTCCTTCACCATCTCATCTCTATAACTGAACGCCCTGTCCAGATCACCCTTATTGCAATAACCATCAATCAAAGTGTTATAAGTAACAGCACTCGGAACCATCCCAATCTCCAGCATTTCCTCTAAAATACCAGACGCTTCGTCGAGCCTTCTCTCCCTACACATCCCACTAATAAGCAATCCATACGTGTATGAATCCGGCTCGACTCCTCTCCTTTTCATATCACTCAAAATCAACTGCGCCCCTCCGACTCTGCCTCTCTTACAAAACCCATGAATGAGAGTATTGTAAGTAACAACACTAGGCTTCACTCCGAAAACCTCCATCAACCCGAGAAACTCCTTGGCCTTCTTAAGCTTGCCTTGTTTACACAGCACATTGATCATGATATTAAAAGTACAAACACTCGACTTGATCCCCAACCTAAACATCTCAGCATACAAAACCCACGCCCTCTCGGTCCGGTTCATCTTCGAAAACAAGCTCAACAGCTCATTACATGTCTTCGTCTTCGGAGCTACATTCTCGCCCGTCATGAACCTAAAGCATTCAAATGCATCATCGGCCCTCTTCAGTTCACAGCAAGCACTCACCAGGGAGTCCAAGACGGCGCCGGCGCCGCTTGGGGGAGACAGACGCAGTCTGGCACGGTCCAGCGAGTCGAAAACGTCGCGAATCGGAGCGATGTGAAGGAGGTGTTTGAGGAGGTCGGTGGAGGGCTTTGGGGAGGGGAGGGAGGCGAGGATGGCGGCGGCGAGGCATTGGGTGTGGGTGTCGAGGCGGCGGAGGTCGAAATGGGAGGCGAATTGGTGGACGAGGTGGGGGGATTGGTGGAGGGAGAGGAGGGTTTGGGAGATAAGAGAGGAGGGGAGGTTGCACGGGAGGTGTTCGATGAAATGCCACTGAGAGGATTTGATGGAGTTGACGAGGGAGTCGTGGGTGATGGGTTGGGGGAGAGAAGAGAAAGGAGATTGGGTTGTTGTGGGGAAGATGGAGATGAGGGTTTTGGGTTTAAGGGTCTGAGGGTTTAGGAGTCTCTGGAGTTTCATCCTCGGCTGAGGGAGAAACTTGGGGGTTGTGATTTTTGTGAAATGTGATTTGATTTAGCACGAAGGGTGTTGTGGTAAATTGCCCATGTCCTCTGTTACTTGAAATTGTTGAAAATCATTGGTCGGTTTGTGTTTATCATGAGTTTTCTGGGAAACGAAGTTTTCGTGTCCTGACTTTATGAGTAAAACAGCATTTTCTCAAAAAATGATGGAACCAAAGcaattctaattttgttgcatgaaatataattttctttacCTTGCGAGTTTGTAACATTTGTTTCTTCTGCTGACTTTGGCTTCCAGATGATAGATATTTGGGGTTTTCCCTTCGCATTCTTTGTACATGTAATTGTTTACTGAAAATTCAATATACTTCCGCCTTAAAATGGTCTGCTTCATAACTTGattaataattttaaattttaaatcacTTGGAAGAAGTCAAATCACACAGAAATAATCAAAATCTCACTTGGTCAATCATCCGTGAGTTTTTCTGAAAAATAGAATATGGTCCAATGCAGCGTGAAGTCGTTAACTCATATGCGGGTTGAATTTGTAAGGAAAATGGGGTAATATTgcaaatataaataataaattaaatttcgaaataaaatataaattgaaaaataattatGC from Argentina anserina chromosome 2, drPotAnse1.1, whole genome shotgun sequence carries:
- the LOC126783066 gene encoding pentatricopeptide repeat-containing protein At2g15630, mitochondrial-like, translated to MKLQRLLNPQTLKPKTLISIFPTTTQSPFSSLPQPITHDSLVNSIKSSQWHFIEHLPCNLPSSLISQTLLSLHQSPHLVHQFASHFDLRRLDTHTQCLAAAILASLPSPKPSTDLLKHLLHIAPIRDVFDSLDRARLRLSPPSGAGAVLDSLVSACCELKRADDAFECFRFMTGENVAPKTKTCNELLSLFSKMNRTERAWVLYAEMFRLGIKSSVCTFNIMINVLCKQGKLKKAKEFLGLMEVFGVKPSVVTYNTLIHGFCKRGRVGGAQLILSDMKRRGVEPDSYTYGLLISGMCRERRLDEASGILEEMLEIGMVPSAVTYNTLIDGYCNKGDLDRAFSYRDEMVKEGRMPTVATYNLLVHELFMQGRVSEAEGMVREMEEKGMVPDAITYNILINGYCRSGNAKKAFFFHDEMLTKGIEPTKETYTSLIYVLSKRKRMNEADDLFAKIQRKGVLPDLVMFNALIDGHCANGNMGRAFSLLSEMDKMKVHPDEVTYNTLMQGRCREGKVEEARELLDVMKRRGIKPDFISYNTLISGHSKRGDMDDAFKVRDEMLSIGFNPTLLTYNALIKGLCKNQGGDLAQELLKEMEGRGITPDASTYYYLIEGIENVEEFLRKGDS